A DNA window from Brachionichthys hirsutus isolate HB-005 chromosome 10, CSIRO-AGI_Bhir_v1, whole genome shotgun sequence contains the following coding sequences:
- the chrdl2 gene encoding chordin-like protein 2 yields the protein MKSTYLFCFTLCFAAAELKPKKGGAGAVCTFKDKTYSPGDSWHPYLEPFGLVFCLRCVCKETGHVQCNRIKCPAAPCEYPVAEPRQCCPRCTDQPRIPAGLRASVKSCSHNGSVYHPGETFTKDDLFPSRRSNQCVLCTCSNGNIFCALKTCQPISCSSPVSVPDTCCLVCKGHGTSGPSESQQLNRGVRHSVDQCSAEQSRARPSVRTSPRGLRLSKLNLKGASKTTVKILLQRKHQRVCLYNRKTYSHGDMWHPVLGKVLECILCTCTDGLQECKRITCPSHYPCQHPLKSVGKCCKTCPESKAENNQTRCYRGDKNSLLVYKVDSSLKADPANTVRIIAAERQSTAEVEVLVWKVVEDVLQLMEIGDVQRQNIADHPENYTLLTRLDEETWKKFKTEGVNPKKDSQTTICDDGIREMVTFINPKQIEDKCSP from the exons atgaagTCAACGTATTTGTTCTGTTTCActctttgttttgctgctgcgGAGCTAAAACCCAAGAAAG GGGGGGCCGGGGCGGTATGCACGTTCAAAGACAAGACGTACAGCCCAGGAGACAGCTGGCACCCCTATCTGGAGCCCTTCGGACTCGTGTTCTGCCTGCGCTGTGTCTGCAAGgag ACAGGACATGTGCAATGCAACAGGATCAAGTGTCCTGCGGCACCGTGTGAATACCCGGTGGCTGAGCCTCGGCAGTGTTGTCCAAGATGCACAG ATCAGCCCAGGATCCCTGCAGGCCTGAGAGCGTCAGTCAAATCCTGCAGTCACAATGGAAGCGTTTATCATCCGGGGGAGACCTTCACGAAGGACGACCTCTTCCCATCCAGGCGAAGCAACCAGTGTGTTTTGTGCACGTGCTCG aaTGGAAACATATTCTGCGCTCTTAAAACATGCCAGCCAATCTCTTGCTCCTCTCCCGTCTCAGTTCCAGATACCTGCTGTTTGGTGTGCAAAG GCCACGGAACCAGTGGGCCATCTGAGAGCCAGCAACTAAACAGAGGCGTC AGGCATTCCGTCGACCAGTGTTCTGCAGAACAGAGCAGGGCGCGGCCCAGTGTCAGGACTTCTCCTCGAGGCCTGCGCCTCAGTAAGCTTAACCTCAAAGGAGCCTCAAAGACCACCGTCAAGATTTTGTTGCAGAGGAAACACCAAAGAG TATGTTTATACAATAGAAAGACCTACTCTCATGGAGACATGTGGCACCCAGTTTTGGGGAAGGTCTTGGAATGCATCCTGTGCACTTGTACTGACGGCCTCCAGGAATGTAAACGCATCACATGCCCCAGCCACTATCCATGCCAGCATCCTTTGAAATCAGTGGGAAAGTGCTGCAAGACCTGTCCAG aaagcaaagcagaaaaCAACCAGACTCGCTGTTACCGTGGCGataaaaatagccttttggtgTATAAAGTGGACTCGTCTTTGAAGGCCGACCCGGCCAACACGGTCAGGATCATTGCTGCTGAAAGACAAAGTACTGCTGAAGTAGAAGTCCTGGTTTGGAAGGTCGTTGAAG ATGTTTTGCAATTGATGGAAATTGGTGACGTTCAAAGACAAAATATAGCAGATCATCCAGAGAATTACACATTACTGACAAGACTTGATGAAG AGACATGGAAAAAATTCAAGACAGAGGGAGTAAACCCGAAAAAAGATTCTCAGACCACAATTTGTGACGACGGCATTCGGGAGATGGTGACTTTCATAAATCCCAAGCAAATAGAAGACAAGTGTTCACCCTAA